A single window of Sphaerodactylus townsendi isolate TG3544 linkage group LG05, MPM_Stown_v2.3, whole genome shotgun sequence DNA harbors:
- the CCDC17 gene encoding coiled-coil domain-containing protein 17 has translation MEKKVSLRLLPFPAAVGPLSSEIQALYLAYMQSGNNDHNILRQMYELQVEAVALEKAGSRPELKGRKKKYEGSPQGLDAELLAVELENQRLDDELFKSKILRDRRRMENGHLDKEIAELQQVHMAEKARMHAEIGMLRYNSDRMKPRQPKRGSPLLLPPPIAPPLPLPPAQHFPGLPDSTYPLDQPNPVGSSVAIASKYFLDPTDALGPAPYDPASGFVVFYDFLMGLDPTFYQVCLVSGMFRNGQELGKSTPLPIVLSDMGQSLDHVMGGQRGSCAILAARQPVPRVLPSTSIALVTELQASGGFDAYGQEIQHLVPRGWAKIHLFDHLHQVLSGHWKVPIRVLPVKPNLTAEQLNGVPQAGKAELYLRLVNARDADMQSVAEIHPGNAPLYRYPPIVATGPAPPSGFPSAPPHSFHPASTSLSFSVPPYTGFVDPPPAQELPFQHKTKQRSSQEQRSQASPGPSRTGEKALQRQQPQQGNSRKQKEGSLLGFILDRVKGAPQGDGAIRLTGYYQKTGQLISTKDSGLNYCTDPVRSNIKHGYFLFGEQEVTFQGVVLQEDMILVARFYHWPSGRTAFSPWDVGFKPQHQPALQSEELLVAWAVLQLTKSSESSKVMLAGAMKEGKPEMFTWNTGTHTLTLYHGPVPPVATFSSMEKQHAFQLYGDATLRLHVFNNKKPDLPFPPESPTILDSARTWPHVPFIHHVKETPPLEPFCDGDGFDLYIDGARFLPDDVTVTRVAGRIFTSSFNQIGPDISTEVDLNSSIFDPFYNYSIEIREPFIPPCATLLLKLYSISSLNSSLILIGWATLNLFVESGTYTAPKPEARRIKVSLNDGAHQLRIFHSSPCTDQPFSVNSLAASGWYVPCATLLVRILKAPVNSSRQTLKRNMVPQTNWAKLGLFQARPNYSDGVYYSDSAKPTAGESCFYEAMTNRSVVSVREIVHQLAANNNLSTDEEICSWIHQKLTRLPGSIPQTFNLTYVSKYIPTYGVKFALNRAMNLPWVNLTMAHFCFNPPAAFYYGSQWMNYDYPIFFKALDINSFQQWPTWLDGFKTCPHRAYHEYATVIIHLYESKLNLDQDALGQKKDIQTANKRVALKREQSHYTPRSEAWTALHVFSGDYCNTGVYQLPLYQGAPTQLILHSLSQGKCSSIMKSLLHKDKIKLMEGASVLVHIADGRWDEEFRSTIQDIDQSYMPKNALDLYCKEPTGAKIAELITQEPSQQAGQLALEQI, from the exons atggaaaagaagGTCTCCCTCAGGCTTTTGccattccctgcagctgttgGACCTCTCTCTTCAGAGATACA GGCTCTGTATCTGGCTTACATGCAGAGTGGAAACAATGATCACAACATCCTCAGACAGATGTATGAGCTGCAGGTGGAGGCCGTAGCCCTGGAGAAAGCTGGATCAAGGCCTGAGCTCAAGGGCAGAAAGAAGA AATATGAAGGTAGCCCACAGGGTTTGGATGCTGAACTTCTGGCTGTTGAGCTGGAGAATCAGAGGTTGGACGATGAACTATTCAAGTCAAAGATCCTAAGGGACAGAAGGAGAATGGAAAATG GCCATTTGGACAAGGAGATAGCTGAGCTCCAGCAAGTACATATGGCAGAGAAGGCTCGAATGCATGCTGAGATAGGCATGCTGAGATACAACTCTGACAGGATGAAGCCACGGCAGCCCAAAAGAGGGTCCCCACTCTTACTCCCGCCTCCTATAGCTCCACCCTTACCTCTTCCCCCTGCTCAGCATTTTCCAGGCCTTCCTGACTCCACTTACCCACTTGACCAACCA AACCCTGTGGGATCATCAGTTGCAATTGCGAGCAAGTACTTCCTGGATCCCACTGATGCCCTGGGACCGGCTCCGTATGATCCAGC GTCTGGCTTTGTGGTATTCTATGACTTTCTTATGGGTCTGGATCCCACATTCTACCAGGTATGCCTGGTTTCTGGCATGTTCCGTAATGGGCAAGAGTTGGGCAAGTCCACCCCATTGCCTATTGTCTTGTCTGATATGGGACAATCCCTAGATCATGTGATGGGTGGACAGAGAGGGAGCTGCGCCATCCTAGCAGCCAGGCAGCCAGTCCCAAG AGTTCTTCCTTCAACTTCCATTGCCCTTGTAACTGAACTTCAAGCATCTGGAGGCTTTGATGCTTATGGGCAGGAGATCCAGCATTTGGTCCCCAGAGGATGGGCCAAAATCCACCTCTTTGACCACTTGCACCAAGTGTTGAGTGGGCACTGGAAAGTTCCTATCCGAGTGCTTCCTGTGAAACCAAACTTAACTGCGGAACAGTTGAATGGTGTGCCTCAG GCTGGCAAGGCAGAGCTTTACTTGCGACTGGTTAATGCAAGAGATGCTGACATGCAGTCAGTGGCTGAGATCCATCCTGGCAATGCCCCTTTATACAGATACCCACCCATA GTTGCCACTGGCCCAGCACCTCCTTCAGGCTTCCCTTCAGCCCCACCACACTCTTTCCACCCTGCCTCCACGAGCCTGTCTTTTTCTGTCCCCCCTTACACTGGCTTTGTTGATCCTCCTCCTGCTCAGGAACTGCCTTTTCAACACAAAACTAAGCAAAG AAGCTCCCAGGAACAGAGATCACAGGCTTCTCCAGGTCCTTCCAG GACAGGTGAAAAAGCACTCCAGAGACAACAGCCACAGCAGGGGAACtccaggaagcagaaagaaggaaGTCTGTTGGGGTTTATTCTTGACAGAGTTAAAGGTGCCCCCcaaggagatggggctatccgGCTGACAGGCTATTACCAGAAAACTGGACAG TTGATTAGCACCAAGGATTCAGGACTGAACTACTGCACTGATCCTGTCAGATCCAACATCAAACATGGCTACTTTCTGTTTGGAGAACAGGAG gtgaCCTTCCAGGGTGTTGTGCTGCAGGAAGACATGATCCTTGTTGCTCGCTTTTATCATTGGCCCAGTGGCAGAACAGCATTCAGCCCCTGGGATGTAGGATTCAAGCCTCAGCATCAGCCAGCACTACAGAGTGAGGAGCTGCTGGTTGCCTGGGCTGTGCTCCAACTGACCAAGTCATCTGAATCTTCTAAAGTGATGCTTGCAG GTGCAATGAAGGAAGGGAAGCCTGAAATGTTTACTTGGAACACAGGGACCCACACACTGACTCTGTACCATGGCCCTGTGCCTCCTGTAGCAACCTTCTCATCTATG GAAAAGCAACATGCCTTCCAGCTGTATGGGGATGCTACTTTGAGGTTACACGTCTTCAACAATAAGAAACCAGACCTACCTTTTCCACCAGAGTCACCAACCATACTGGACTCTGCAAGGACCTGGCCCCAT GTACCTTTTATTCATCATGTCAAGGAGACCCCTCCTTTGGAGCCGTTTTGTGATGGAGATGGCTTTGACTTGTATATCGATGGAGCCCGTTTCCTGCCAGATGATGTCACTGTTACCAGGGTTGCCGGTCGTATTTTCACCAGTAGTTTCAACCA AATTGGGCCAGACATATCCACTGAGGTTGACTTGAACAGCAGCATTTTCGATCCATTTTACAACTACTCCATTGAAATCCGAGAGCCGTTTATACCACCTTGTGCAACTCTCCTATTGAAG CTTTATTCTATTAGCAGTTTAAACTCCAGTCTCATTCTGATTGGTTGGGCAACTCTCAATCTATTTGTGGAATCTGGAACATACACAGCCCCTAAGCCTGAGGCCAGGAGGATCAAG GTCTCTCTCAATGATGGTGCTCACCAGCTCCGCATTTTTCACAGCAGTCCATGTACAGATCAGCCCTTCTCTGTCAATTCTCTGGCTGCATCAGGATG GTATGTGCCCTGTGCAACTCTGCTGGTGAGGATTCTCAAGGCTCCTGTGAATTCCAGCCGTCAAACCTTAAAAAGAAACATGGTGCCCCAGACAAACTGGGCCAAGCTGGGTCTCTTCCAGGCCCGGCCCAATTACTCTGATGGCGTCTATTATTCGGATTCAGCCAAACCCACTGCAGGAGAAAGTTGCTTCTATGAGGCCATGACAAACAG GTCTGTTGTCTCTGTTCGGGAAATTGTCCATCAGCTTGCTGCAAATAACAACCTGAGCACAGATGAGGAGATCTGCAGCTGGATCCACCAAAAACTAACTCGGCTACCTGGTAGCATCCCCCAGACTTTCAATCTCACCTATGTCTCCAAATATATCCCAACCTATGGTGTCAAG TTTGCCCTGAACAGAGCCATGAACTTGCCTTGGGTTAACTTGACAATGGCCCACTTCTGTTTCAACCCACCTGCAGCTTTTTATTATGGGAGTCAGTGGATGAATTATGATTACCCCATTTTTTTCAAGGCCCTTGATATCAACAGTTTCCAGCAATGGCCCACTTGGCTTGATGGCTTCAAG ACCTGTCCACACAGGGCTTACCATGAATATGCAACAGTGATTATCCACTTGTACGAGAGCAAGTTAAACTTAGACCAAGATGCATTGGGTCAAAAGAAAGATATCCAAACCGCCAACAAAAGAGTCGCGCTGAAGAGGGAGCAGTCACATTATACTCCGAGAAGTGAGGCATGGACAGCACTGCATGTATTTTCTGGAGATTACTGCAACACCGGGGTTTACCAACTGCCTCTGTACCAGGGGGCCCCTACTCAG CTCATCCTGCATTCCTTATCCCAAGGGAAATGTAGCAGCATTATGAAGAGCTTGCTCCATAAGGACAAG ATCAAATTGATGGAAGGTGCATCTGTACTTGTCCATATAGCTGATGGACGGTGGGATGAAGAATTCAGATCTACAATACAG GACATTGATCAATCCTACATGCCCAAGAATGCTCTGGATCTGTACTGTAAAGAACCCACTGGAGCTAAAATTGCAGAATTAATTACACAAGAACCATCACAACAG GCAGGTCAGCTTGCGTTGGAACAAATCTAG